The sequence CAACGCGCGGTCACTTCCGGATCGCTCTTGACTGCGGCATATGGATCGATCGCGGGAGCCGCAATGACGGGTAGGATCATCGGCGCATCTCGCTTGGGATCTCTCCCGCGCTCGGGTTCTCGAGCTCCGCAAGCAGATCCGGGAGCACCGCATGCAAATCGCCGAGCAAAGGCAGGCCGGCACGCGCCACGTCGATCTCCGCGAGATCGATCCGGGCGCGAACGATGCACGCTTCGAGCGCGCCCGCCGAGACGATCACCTCACCGCGAGGACCGATAATCTGCGAGCTTCCGGTCATTCCCTTGCCGCCCTCGAAGCCGGCCAATCCCGCGTAGATGATGAAGACACCGTGTTCGCTCGCATAATTTTGCAAGAGCGAACGCCAACGTCCGATGCTCTCCAGTTCCCCCGGCGTCCCGATGCCGCGCCCGGGCGATGCGCTCGGAATCAGAAAAACCCGCGCGCCCTTGACCGCCGCAATCGTCGGGACGATGCCGTGCCAAGCGTCCTCGCAAATCATGATCGCGGCGCGGCCGAATGCCGTCCCAAACGTCTCGAGGCGTCTTCCTCTTGAATGAAAACGCTCTTCGTCGAAGACCCCATAGGTCGGCAAAAAGAGCTTACGATGAACGTGAACGATCTGCGCCGCCCCGGACGGATCAAGCTTCGCATAGACGGCGCTGTTGTAATACGTGCCTTCGTCGTTTTCGAAGAAACCGCTGACGATCTCGACCGGCTTGCGCGCACCCGAAGCCCGCCATGCGGCACCCAGCCTGCGTGCAAACGCCGCCGCGGTCTCGGCGAGTTCGTAAACGCCGCCTTCGAGGAAATACCCGGTCAATGCAGCTTCCGGGAGGGCGACGAGATCCGGCGGATCTTCGTGCAGCTGTTTGAACGCGTCGATCAAATC comes from Candidatus Baltobacteraceae bacterium and encodes:
- a CDS encoding nitrilase-related carbon-nitrogen hydrolase, producing MKIAIIQTKPRKGDRDANVRDLIDAFKQLHEDPPDLVALPEAALTGYFLEGGVYELAETAAAFARRLGAAWRASGARKPVEIVSGFFENDEGTYYNSAVYAKLDPSGAAQIVHVHRKLFLPTYGVFDEERFHSRGRRLETFGTAFGRAAIMICEDAWHGIVPTIAAVKGARVFLIPSASPGRGIGTPGELESIGRWRSLLQNYASEHGVFIIYAGLAGFEGGKGMTGSSQIIGPRGEVIVSAGALEACIVRARIDLAEIDVARAGLPLLGDLHAVLPDLLAELENPSAGEIPSEMRR